A DNA window from Acropora palmata chromosome 12, jaAcrPala1.3, whole genome shotgun sequence contains the following coding sequences:
- the LOC141859523 gene encoding uncharacterized protein LOC141859523, with amino-acid sequence MHSKILKNYNIKANDKWYEHQPETVTENEKFTILWDMQIHTDKTIKANKLDIINKDKQEKTCLLIDMAIPSDRNTSVKVAEKVSKYKNLKIEITKMWGLKTITVPLVIGAVGVVKKGIEKHIDKIPGKINI; translated from the coding sequence ATGCACTCAAAGATCTTAAAGAATTACAACATCAAAGCAAATGATAAGTGGTACGAGCACCAACCAGAGACTGttacagaaaatgaaaaatttaccaTTCTCTGGGATATGCAAATACACACCGATAAAACGATTAAAGCTAATAAACTTGACATCATTAATAAAGATAAGCAAGAAAAGACATGCTTGCTGATAGATATGGCAATCCCCTCCGACCGAAATACATCAGTAAAAGTAGCAGAGAAAGTGTCCAAGTATAAAAATCTGAAAATTGAGATTACGAAAATGTGGggattgaaaacaataacagtaCCTCTTGTCATCGGGGCAGTTGGAGTAGTCAAGAAAGGCATCGAAAAACACATTGACAAGATACCAGGAAAAATTAACATCTGA